The following proteins are encoded in a genomic region of Necator americanus strain Aroian chromosome II, whole genome shotgun sequence:
- a CDS encoding hypothetical protein (NECATOR_CHRII.G4595.T1), translating into MSRPPLIPSVIRLQLEVFVERTPPPMSFIVMGNSGDFMITNSVCLYVDIFLLVICILQILANFVVLFVWCTSKRLLRNDSLILLVSLAFIDFVYAVLQFPYLIILIAGAKPDDVPFNYNPWIIVPLGGPSAALMKSGCTITTAIAIDRVLALYFPVQYYKQSKRYWSIAAFIFALFLAFIDWLILQLTVTIVPVPGCSSFGCFTNTVFRAYWGLSNMMMNLFSCLLTVVIVYHLFKKSPKVSKAAEVERNNRSKIDRSANRVALYILLVSALIGVVPGCLNGVGTIVSFPLLAEVSFFVGTCATLSGLSHAFIFAMAHREIKRAIVKNVFRLETGDRFTTRVDPSSVAVGVRRYSKTNINQRKQCYT; encoded by the exons ATGTCCCGCCCACCTCTCATTCCCTCTGTGATCCGATTACAACTCGAGGTTTTCGTTGAACGTACTCCACCACCTATGTCATTTATTGTTATGGGGAACTCAGGAGACTTCATGATAACGAATTCTGTTTGCCTATATGTGGATATTTTCCTACTGGTCATCTGTATTCTACAAATTCTCGCCAATTTTGTCGTGTTATTCGTGTGGTGCACGTCAAAACGACTTCTACGAAACGACAGTCTGATCTTGTTGGTATCATTAGCATTTATTGACTTTGTTTATGCTGTGCTACAATTCCCGTATTTAATTATTCTGATTGCTGGTGCAAAGCCTGACG ATGTTCCGTTCAATTACAATCCTTGGATTATCGTTCCATTAGGTGGACCATCGGCAGCATTGATGAAATCCGGTTGTACTATCACTACCGCTATAGCTATCGATCGTGTACTAGCTTTGTATTTTCCCGTGCAGTACTATAAACAATCGAAACGATA TTGGTCCATCGCTGCATTCATATTCGCACTGTTTCTTGCTTTTATTGATTGGTTGATCCTACAACTTACCGTAACTATAGTCCCAGTGCCTGGTTGTAGTTCGTTTGGTTGTTTCACCAATACT GTGTTTCGTGCATATTGGGGCCTATCGAATATGATGATGAATTTGTTCTCATGCTTACTAACCGTGGTGATTGTTTACCATCTATTCAAGAAATCGCCTAAAGTTTCTAAGGCGGCTGAAGTTGAAAGAAATAATCGGAGCAAGATTGACAGAAGT GCTAACAGAGTTGCATTGTATATTTTGCTTGTCTCAGCATTAATTGGAGTTGTACCTGGTTGCCTTAATGGTGTTGGGACTATTGTCAGCTTTCCG CTCCTTGCTGAAGTTTCCTTCTTTGTCGGCACGTGTGCAACACTATCCGGACTGTCTCATGCCTTCATCTTCGCTATGGCTCATCGTGAAATCAAACGCGCCATAGTGAAGAACGTATTCAGATTGGaaactggtgatagattcaCTACTCGAGTGGATCCATCAAGTGTTGCGGTGGGAGTAAGGAGATATTCAAAGACGAACATCAATCAGAGAAAACAGTGTTATACGTAA